Proteins encoded in a region of the Puntigrus tetrazona isolate hp1 chromosome 12, ASM1883169v1, whole genome shotgun sequence genome:
- the drd6b gene encoding D(5)-like dopamine receptor has translation MESDGAERDSSGVGVRALTGCALCALILSTLLGNTLVCAAVIKFRHLRSKVTNFFVISLAVSDLFVAVLVMPWKAVSEVAGCWLFGSFCDTWIAFDIMCSTASILNLCIISLDRYWAISSPFRYERKMTQRMAFIMIGMAWTLSVLISFIPVRLNWHRAEDPSAPLNLTDSSEDCTATLNRTYAIASSLISFYIPVIIMIGTYTRIYRIAQTQIRRISTLERAAGHVHDCASEPSLKTTFKKETKVLKTLSIIMGVFVFCWLPFFVLNCIVPFCDLDTLGDSPCVSSTAFNIFVWFGWANSSLNPVIYAFNADFRKAFSTILGCNRLCASSAVETVNFTNELVSYHHDTTLLQKDAQGASDPQRLVLVPGHHGEHVDLPFDKVSVVSDSSRVQRNAVLPALEQQEGEMEISLDMMPFTSATLSDCCGIPGQIEDC, from the coding sequence ATGGAGAGCGATGGTGCAGAAAGGGATAGCTCCGGTGTGGGTGTCCGCGCGCTGACGGGCTGCGCTCTCTGCGCGCTCATCCTCTCCACGCTGCTGGGCAACACGCTCGTGTGCGCCGCCGTCATCAAATTCAGACACCTCCGATCCAAAGTCACCAATTTCTTCGTCATATCCCTCGCGGTTTCCGATCTCTTCGTGGCTGTTCTGGTCATGCCGTGGAAAGCGGTCTCTGAGGTGGCCGGCTGCTGGCTCTTCGGGAGCTTTTGTGACACTTGGATAGCTTTTGATATCATGTGCTCGACGGCGTCCATCCTAAACCTGTGCATCATCAGTTTGGACAGATACTGGGCCATCTCGAGCCCCTTCCGTTACGAGCGCAAAATGACCCAAAGGATGGCGTTTATAATGATCGGGATGGCTTGGACGCTTTCCGTCCTGATCTCTTTCATTCCGGTCAGACTGAACTGGCACAGAGCCGAGGACCCCAGCGCGCCCTTGAACCTCACCGACAGCTCGGAGGACTGCACGGCGACTTTAAACAGGACTTACGCGATCGCATCTTCGCTGATCAGCTTTTACATCCCCGTTATCATCATGATAGGGACGTACACGCGGATCTACCGGATCGCGCAAACGCAGATCCGGAGGATCTCCACTTTGGAGAGGGCGGCCGGGCACGTGCACGACTGCGCGAGCGAGCCGTCGCTGAAAACCACTTTTAAGAAAGAAACCAAGGTGTTAAAAACGCTGTCCATCATCATGGGGGTGTTCGTGTTCTGCTGGCTGCCCTTTTTCGTTCTCAACTGCATCGTGCCGTTCTGCGACCTGGACACTCTCGGAGACTCTCCGTGCGTGAGCAGCACGGCTTTCAACATCTTCGTCTGGTTCGGCTGGGCCAACTCCTCGCTCAACCCGGTCATCTACGCGTTCAACGCGGACTTCCGCAAAGCCTTCAGCACCATCCTGGGCTGCAACCGGCTCTGCGCGTCTTCCGCGGTGGAGACGGTGAACTTCACCAACGAGCTGGTGTCCTACCATCACGACACCACTCTGCTCCAGAAGGACGCGCAGGGCGCTTCCGACCCGCAGCGCCTGGTTCTGGTCCCGGGCCATCACGGGGAGCACGTGGACTTACCTTTCGACAAGGTCTCGGTCGTGTCCGATTCGTCTCGTGTCCAGCGGAACGCGGTGCTTCCCGCGCTGGAGCAGCAGGAGGGAGAGATGGAGATATCCCTGGATATGATGCCCTTCACCTCCGCGACGCTGAGCGACTGCTGTGGGATTCCAGGTCAAATTGAGGACTGTTGA
- the LOC122355750 gene encoding LOW QUALITY PROTEIN: poly [ADP-ribose] polymerase tankyrase-2-like (The sequence of the model RefSeq protein was modified relative to this genomic sequence to represent the inferred CDS: deleted 2 bases in 1 codon), protein MSSLWDFPLPSHSLPMSVRRFSGVVGRSGSAEPRELFEACRSGDLERVKKLLCPVTVNSRDTAGRKSTPLHFAAGFGRRDVVDCLLEHGADVHARDDGGLLSLHNACSFGHAEVVDLLLRHRADANSRDNWNYTPLHEAAIKGKIDVCIVLLQHGAEPTIRNADGRTALDLAEPATKAVLTGDYRKDELLESARSGNEEKLMSLLTPLNVNRHASDGRKSTPLHLAAGYNRVKTVQLLLQHGADVHAKDKGDLVPLHNACSYGHYEVAELLVKHGACVNAVDLWRFTPLHEAASKNRVEVCSLLLSYGADPNFLNCHNKSAVDLAPTAPLKELLAYEFRGHALLQAALETINFKHPLTQETALHCVSTSPYPKRKQICELLLRKGANVNEKNKDFLTPLHLAAEKSHNDVRSAGETRSETGYNNLEVAEYLLQHGTKVNSQDKGGLIPLHNAASYGADDVRALLTAALPTSFKPQVISVSASVTVGPSTLNSSPKPLSSNSQSGTFPELSALLLPPSGAEGAIGIEMKEEGLAVELSISQFLHNLGLEHLLEIFDREQITLDVLVEMGHKELKEIGISAYGHRHKIIKGAERLISGPQSLNPYLTLNTTNSGTILIDLSPDDKEFQSVEEEMRSTIREHRDGGHAGGVFNRYNIVKIQKVCNKKLWERYTHRRKEVSEENHNHSNERMLFHGSPFVNAIIHKGFDERHAYIGGMFGAGIYFAVNSSKSNQYVYGIGGGTGCPLHKDRSCYACQRHLLFCRVTLGKSFLQFSAMKRAHSPPGHHSVTGRPSVNGLALAEYVIYRGEQAYPEYLITYQIIKPDVSLD, encoded by the exons GTTTTGGCCGCAGAGACGTGGTGGACTGCCTCCTTGAGCACGGAGCAGACGTGCACGCCCGCGACGACGGCGGCCTCCTCTCGCTCCACAACGCCTGCTCGTTCGGTCACGCCGAAGTCGTCGACCTGCTCCTGCGACACAGGGCCGACGCCAACTCCAGAGACAACTGGAATTACACCCCGCTGCACGAGGCTGCCATCAAAGGCAAGATCGACGTCTGCATCG TTTTGCTGCAACATGGTGCTGAGCCAACGATCCGAAACGCTGACGGGAGGACGGCGCTCGACCTCGCCGAGCCGGCCACCAAAGCCGTACTGACCG GTGACTACAGAAAGGACGAACTCCTCGAGAGCGC CAGAAGTGGAAACGAAGAAAAACTGATGAGCCTCCTCACGCCGTTAAACGTGAACCGTCACGCTAGCGACGGAAGGAAG TCCACTCCTCTGCATCTGGCCGCGGGGTATAATCGCGTGAAGACAGTGCAGCTGTTGTTGCAGCATGGAGCCGACGTGCACGCTAAAGACAAAGG TGATCTTGTGCCTCTTCATAACGCCTGTTCATACGGTCACTATGAAGTCGCTGAGCTGCTGGTAAAG CACGGTGCTTGTGTCAACGCTGTGGACTTGTGGCGATTCACGCCTTTACACGAGGCAGCTTCGAAAAACCGAGTGGAGGTCTGTTCGCTCCTGCTCAGCTACGGCGCAGACCCCAACTTCCTCAACTGCCATAACAAGAGCGCCGTCGATCTGGCCCCGACCGCCCCGCTGAAAGAGCTCCTGGCGT ATGAGTTCAGAGGTCATGCTTTGCTGCAGGCGGCACTCGAGACCATCAACTTTAAGCACCCTCTAACCCAAGAAACCGCTCTG CATTGTGTCTCCACGTCGCCCTATCCCAAAAGGAAACAGATCTGTGAACTGCTGCTCAGGAAAGGCGCCAACGTCAATGAGAAGAATAAAGA CTTCCTCACACCTCTGCATCTGGCCGCTGAGAAGTCCCATAACGACGTCA GAAGTGCTGGTGAAACACGAAGCGAAA CTGGCTATAATAATCTGGAGGTGGCTGAATATCTGCTGCAACACGGGACAAAGGTGAACTCTCAGGATAAAGGTGGTCTCATTCCTCTCCATAATGCTGCATCTTATGGG GCAGATGATGTCCGAGCTCTCCTCACGGCAGCTCTGCCGACCTCCTTTAAACCCCAGGTTATCAGCGTCTCTGCGTCTGTGACGGTGGGGCCGTCGACTCTCAACTCCAGTCCAAAGCCGCTCTCTTCAAACAGCCAGTCCGGGACCTTCCCTGAACTGAGCGCTCTACTACTACCACCTTCTGGAGCTGAAGGAGCCATAGGCATAGAGATGAAAGAGGAGG GTCTAGCTGTAGAGTTGAGTATCAGCCAGTTTCTTCACAACCTGGGATTGGAGCATTTGCTGGAGATCTTTGACAGAGAACAG ATAACTCTGGACGTCCTGGTGGAAATGGGCCACAAAGAGCTGAAGGAGATCGGCATCAGCGCTTACGGTCACAGACACAAGATCATCAAAGGAGCGGAAAGACTTATTAGTGGACCTCAGA GTTTAAACCCTTACTTGACCCTGAACACGACCAACAGTGGAACGATACTGATAGATCTCTCTCCAGATGATAAGGAGTTTCAGTCGGTTGAGGAGGAG ATGCGGAGTACGATAAGGGAACACAGGGACGGCGGTCATGCGGGAGGGGTTTTCAACAGATACAACATTGTGAAG ATCCAGAAGGTGTGCAATAAGAAGCTGTGGGAGAGATACACCCATCGCAGAAAGGAAGTTTCTGAAGAGAACCACAACCATTCCAATGAACGCATGCTTTTCCACG GGTCACCGTTCGTAAACGCCATCATTCACAAGGGCTTCGACGAGAGGCATGCGTACATCGGGGGAATGTTCGGGGCTGGGATCTACTTCGCTGTAAACTCTTCCAAAAGCAACCAGTACGTTTACGGAATAGGAGGAGGGACGGGTTGCCCTCTTCACAAGGACAGGTCCTGCTACGCGTGTCAGAG GCATCTTCTGTTCTGCCGTGTGACTTTGGGGAAGTCTTTCCTGCAGTTCAGCGCGATGAAGAGGGCCCACTCACCCCCAGGACACCACTCGGTCACTGGCCGGCCCAGTGTCAACGGTCTCGCTCTGGCTGAGTACGTCATCTACAGAGGAGAGCAG gCTTATCCTGAATATTTGATCACGTACCAGATCATCAAACCGGACGTTTCTTTAGATTAA